The following coding sequences are from one Ooceraea biroi isolate clonal line C1 chromosome 5, Obir_v5.4, whole genome shotgun sequence window:
- the LOC105285222 gene encoding tyrosine-protein phosphatase Lar isoform X5: MLSAVDARFDPSESTNGGAKPGTAPRKVQVRPLSSSTMVIQWDEPETPNGQVTGYKVYYTTDPNQPMASWQYQMVDNSQLTTISELTPHTIYTIRVQALTSVGPGPLSLPVQIKTQQGVPSQPEMLTAVDIGETKITLQWSKPAHSAENILSYELYWNDTYAKEKHHRRIPVTENYTLTGLYPNTLYYVWLAARSQRGEGATTIPSPIRTKQYVPGAPPRNVTGKAISPTSILVTWEPPTAESSNGRIAYYRLQVVESGRSDSEAKIIKLNDTRFVLDELKKWTEYRIWVLAGTRVGDGPPSYPILVRTHEDVPGDPQDVIVNAINSTAIHVKWKPPKAKDQNGVIRGYHIHVQEVREEGKDLLNEPIRRDVHEDGVLEVNITGLQPDTKYSVQVAALTRKGDGDRSPPVHITTPGGVPNRPQVNVKLLTRAPDVLELEWVRPSQTYGNLLGYRIRYGIKNQTLKEEFIEDTRQTTYKITDLEERGVDYEFRVAGKNNVGFGQETVRYWFSPEGEPTGPPTNLSYFFQTPDTVCVTWDMPLRQHRNGQIIGYDVQFNKKNDHSTTIDRNTTKTRAVFTNLEENTEYVFHVRAHTSKGSGPYSEKITIMTEKDIGRAPMSVKAVATSDSSVEVWWEPVPNRGKIVGYQIFYTTTAVEDLDEWRQKSVGLTESADLINLEKFTQYAITVAARYKTGLGRLSEKVTVKVKPEDVPLNLRAPDSSTHSMGLSWTPPIRLTPMKYKVSFDAVKEFVDSQGITQMQIVPRRQILLDPQVTSTTINELQPFTTYNVNVSAVPRDGQYKPPAKITVTTQMAAPKPMVKPDFYGVVNGEEIQVILPQASEEYGPISHYYLIVVPEDKSTADRQPDELTEDMITGKGVKQERDNAPYIAAKFPHRDIPYTFHLGSGDIYEGYENRKLAKNKRYRIFVRAVVDTPRKHLYTSSPFSEYLSLDMREVPPGEPPRRPNPNTPPDGNPEVSVKTNGQEPGMVWVVGPIIAAMMVSVFLVLLFVIKKRRQPCKAPDQAAVTRPLMAADISSNHAPSDPVEMRRLNFQTPGMISHPPIPISELGNHIERLKANDNLKFSQEYESIEPGQQFTWDHSNMEVNASKNRYANVIAYDHSRVILQTVDGMPGSDYINANYCDGYRKQNAYVATQGPLQETFGDFWRMCWELRTSTIVMMTKLEERTRIKCDQYWPTRGSETYGQMTVTISDVQELATYCIRTFYVCRAGYSERREIKQLQFTAWPDHGVPEHPAPFLQFLRRVRSLNVPDSGPLVVHCSAGVGRTGCFIVIDSMLERIKHEKMIDIYGHVTCLRAQRNYMVQTEDQYIFIHDALLEAVICGNTEVPARNLHSHIEKLMQPEIDNITGMELEFKKLSNIKADSTRFISANLPCNKHKNRLVHILPYECTRVCLQPQRNIEGSDYINASLIDGYRYRGAYIATQGPLCDTTDDFWRMLWEHNSTIVVMLTKLKEMGREKCHQYWPSDRSIRYQCFVVDPIAEYNMPQYILREFKVTDARDGASRTVRQFQFIDWPEQGVPKSGDGFIDFIGQVHKTKEQFGQDGPITVHCSAGVGRTGVFIALSIVLERMQYEGVVDIFQTVRILRTQRPAMVQTEDQYQFCYRASFEYLGSFDHYAN, encoded by the exons ATGCTGTCCGCCGTGGACGCACGATTTGATCCAT CGGAATCGACGAATGGAGGTGCCA AACCCGGTACAGCACCACGGAAGGTTCAGGTACGGCCGTTAAGCTCCAGCACGATGGTCATACAGTGGGACGAGCCGGAAACTCCGAACGGTCAAGTGACA GGATACAAAGTGTATTACACGACGGACCCGAATCAACCTATGGCATCGTGGCAGTACCAGATGGTGGACAACAGCCAGCTGACGACCATCTCGGAGCTAACGCCGCACACAATTTACACCATAAGAGTCCAGGCACTCACGAGTGTCGGTCCTGGACCTCTTAGTTTGCCGGTGCAAATCAAAACGCAACAAGGGGTACCAAGTCAACCGGAAATGTTAACGGCGGTCGACATCGGGGAGACCAAAATAACGCTCCAATGGAGCAAGCCCGCTCATAGCGCTGAGAATATTCTCAGCTATGAGCTATACTGGAATGATACTTACGCAAAG GAGAAGCATCATCGCAGGATACCGGTTACGGAGAACTACACCCTGACCGGCTTGTATCCCAACACCCTGTACTACGTATGGCTGGCCGCGAGGAGTCAGAGGGGAGAGGGTGCCACTACGATACCATCTCCGATTCGCACCAAACAGTACG TCCCCGGGGCTCCGCCTCGCAATGTAACCGGCAAAGCGATCAGCCCGACCTCCATATTGGTAACGTGGGAACCGCCGACTGCTGAAAGCTCCAATGGGAGGATCGCCTACTACAGGCTGCAAGTCGTCGAGAGCGGTCGCTCCGACTCCGAGGCGAAGATTATCAAACTGAATGACACGCGTTTCGTGTTGGACGAGCTCAAAAAGTGGACCGAGTATCGGATCTGGGTATTGGCCGGGACCAGAGTAGGTGACGGACCTCCGAGTTATCCTATCTTGGTCAGAACTCACGAGGACG TGCCGGGGGATCCTCAGGACGTCATAGTCAACGCGATCAACTCCACGGCGATACACGTCAAGTGGAAGCCACCGAAAGCGAAAGATCAGAATGGCGTTATACGAGGATATCACATACACGTGCAGGAAGTGAGGGAGGAG ggGAAAGATCTGCTAAACGAACCGATTCGTCGAGACGTGCACGAGGACGGCGTGCTGGAGGTGAACATCACCGGATTGCAACCGGATACCAAGTACTCGGTGCAAGTGGCGGCGTTGACCAGAAAAGGAGACGGCGACCGTTCGCCACCGGTTCACATTACAACGCCGGGCGGTGTGCCGAATCGGCCGCAAGTCAACGTGAA ACTTCTGACCAGAGCTCCCGACGTCCTCGAACTCGAATGGGTCCGACCTAGTCAGACGTACGGCAATCTACTTGGATACCGTATTCGGTACGGTATAAAGAATCAAACGCTCAAAGAGGAATTTATCGAGGACACGCGTCAAACTACGTACAAAATTACGGATCTCg AGGAGCGAGGTGTTGATTACGAGTTCAGAGTAGCTGGCAAGAACAATGTCGGTTTTGGCCAAGAAACTGTACGATACTGGTTCAGTCCAGAAGGCGAGCCGACAGGGCCACCGACGAACCTGTCCTACTTCTTCCAAACTCCCGACACCGTGTGCGTAACCTGGGATATGCCGCTTCGACAGCACAGAAATGGACAAATAATTGGCTACGATGTGCAGTTTAACAAGAAGAACGATCACTCGACCACCATAGACAGGAACACGACCAAGACGAGAGCGGTATTCACCAATTTAGAAGAGAACACGGAGTACGTCTTTCACGTGCGTGCACATACGTCGAAAGGCAGTGGTCCCTACTCTGAGAAAATTACGATAATGACGGAGAAGGACATCGGTCGTGCCCCGATGTCCGTGAAAGCCGTGGCCACGTCAGACTCCAGCGTGGAGGTGTGGTGGGAACCCGTGCCTAACAGAGGAAAGATCGTCGGTTATCAGATTTTCTACACGACGACCGCCGTGGAAGATCTGGACGAATGGAGGCAGAAGAGCGTCGGCCTGACGGAATCGGCAGACTTGATTAATCTAGAGAAGTTCACTCAATACGCCATAACGGTAGCGGCGCGCTACAAGACTGGCCTGGGGAGACTCAGCGAGAAAGTTACGGTGAAGGTAAAGCCGGAGGATGTGCCATTAAATCTTCGAGCGCCAGACTCGTCAACGCACTCAATGGGCCTCTCCTGGACCCCGCCAATAAGACTGACCCCAATGAAGTACAAAGTCTCGTTCGACGCTGTCAAGGAATTCGTGGACTCCCAGGGTATAACGCAAATGCAGATCGTGCCGCGACGGCAGATCCTGCTGGACCCGCAAGTGACGAGCACGACAATAAACGAGCTGCAACCGTTTACGACTTATAATGTCAACGTGAGCGCTGTGCCGCGGGACGGTCAGTACAAACCGCCGGCGAAGATCACGGTCACCACGCAGATGGCCGCGCCCAAGCCAATGGTAAAACCAGACTTCTACGGCGTAGTTAACGGCGAGGAAATCCAAGTCATTCTGCCGCAAGCATCCGAGGAATACGGACCGATCTCGCATTATTACTTGATCGTTGTGCCTGAAGATAAAAGCACGGCCGACAGACAGCCTGATGAATTGACTGAAGATATGATCACTGGAAAAGGAGTTaagcaagagagagacaaTGCTCCCTACATCGCAGCTAAGTTTCCACACAGGGACATCCCGTACACGTTCCACTTGGGCAGCGGAGACATTTACGAGGGATACGAAAATCGGAAGCTCGCGAAAAATAAACGCTACAGAATATTTGTACGAGCGGTAGTTGATACTCCACGCAAG caTTTGTACACGTCATCACCATTTTCCGAATACTTGTCCCTGGACATGCGGGAGGTACCTCCCGGCGAGCCACCACGTCGACCAAATCCCAACACGCCGCCGGATGGAAATCCGGAAGTTTCCGTGAAAACCAACGGTCAAGAACCAGGCATGGTATGGGTGGTTGGTCCCATAATAGCGGCAATGATGGTCAGCGTTTTCCTTGTACTTTTATTCGTCATTAAAAA ACGAAGACAACCGTGTAAAGCACCAGATCAAGCGGCTGTTACGCGACCGCTTATGGCGGCAGACATAAGTTCCAACCACGCACCATCGGACCCAGTGGAAATGCGACGGCTAAACTTCCAAACTCCCGGCATGATCTCTCATCCGCCGATTCCTATCAGCGAACTGGGCAATCACATCGAGCGCCTAAAAGCGAACGACAATCTCAAGTTCAGTCAGGAGTACGAGTCAATAGAGCCCGGACAACAATTCACGTGGGACCACTCGAATATGGAGGTCAACGCGTCGAAGAATCGTTACGCCAACGTGATCGCGTATGACCACTCGCGAGTCATTCTCCAGACCGTCGACGGAATGCCAGGCTCGGATTACATCAATGCCAATTACTGCGACGGTTATAGGAAGCAGAATGCATACGTCGCCACACAGGGGCCTTTGCAAGAGACGTTCGGGGATTTCTGGCGTATGTGCTGGGAACTACGAACCAGCACGATCGTAATGATGACGAAATTGGAGGAACGAACGAGAATAAAGTGCGATCAGTACTGGCCTACCAGGGGCTCCGAAACTTACGGACAGATGACCGTGACCATCAGCGATGTTCAAGAGCTGGCGACCTATTGCATCCGCACGTTCTACGTTTGCCGAGCGGGTTATTCGGAGCGACGAGAGATCAAGCAGCTGCAATTTACAGCCTGGCCCGATCACGGTGTACCGGAACACCCCGCACCGTTCTTGCAGTTCTTGCGCAGAGTGCGGTCTCTCAATGTACCTGACAGTGGACCGTTGGTCGTACACTGTAGCGCGGGTGTCGGAAGAACTGGTTGCTTCATCGTGATAGATTCGATGCTCGAAAGAATCAAGCACGAGAAGATGATCGACATTTACGGCCACGTCACTTGCCTGCGCGCGCAGAGAAACTACATGGTCCAGACGGAGGATCAGTACATCTTCATTCACGACGCCCTACTCGAAGCAGTTATTTGCGGCAACACGGAAGTACCGGCGAGAAATCTACATTCCCACATTGAGAAGCTCATGCAGCCGGAAATCGATAACATAACTGGAATGGAACTGGAATTCAAGAAGCTCTCCAATATCAAAGCCGACTCGACTAGATTCATATCCGCGAATCTACCCTGCAACAAGCACAAGAATCGGCTGGTTCACATTCTGCCTTACGAGTGTACCAGAGTGTGCCTGCAGCCGCAGCGTAACATCGAGGGATCCGATTACATAAACGCGAGCCTGATAGATGGATACCGTTACCGAGGAGCTTACATAGCGACGCAAGGTCCTCTATGTGATACGACGGACGATTTCTGGCGCATGTTATGGGAACACAACTCCACGATCGTCGTCATGCTGACGAAATTGAAGGAGATGGGGAGAGAAAAGTGTCACCAGTACTGGCCATCCGACCGATCGATCCGTTACCAATGCTTCGTTGTCGACCCGATTGCGGAGTACAACATGCCGCAGTACATTTTGCGGGAGTTCAAGGTGACGGACGCGCGGGATGGCGCCAGTCGTACAGTCAGGCAGTTCCAGTTCATAGACTGGCCGGAACAGGGTGTACCCAAGTCCGGCGACGGTTTCATCGACTTCATCGGCCAGGTGCACAAAACGAAGGAACAATTCGGCCAAGATGGACCGATCACCGTGCACTGTAGCGCCGGTGTAGGAAGAACTGGTGTCTTCATAGCACTTAGTATCGTACTAGAGCGAATGCAGTACGAGGGTGTGGTCGACATATTCCAGACCGTAAGAATATTGCGTACGCAACGTCCAGCCATGGTTCAAACCGAG GATCAATATCAGTTCTGTTATCGAGCTAGTTTCGAGTATTTAGGCTCTTTCGATCATTATGCCAACTGA